From one Rosa rugosa chromosome 4, drRosRugo1.1, whole genome shotgun sequence genomic stretch:
- the LOC133741974 gene encoding uncharacterized protein LOC133741974 — protein MERFFKRTSNELSSPLIESERSKQSRVEIDLANLPSDPGERTKISDYHPNLRDQIRREYPLRGPCQPRNHQFVQTQGGEGKRRFVSDWFNDFPNWLEYRVAKDAAFCLCCYLFKSNVGEQGGGDCFTGIGFQNWKKKERLHDQNLPPVIYIPASATGNNHKSGVGVIIKNHRGFSVAVASLHGNHNSAIEAEAQAVVKGFQLAAHLKIQNIILESDCQDVIRALDNLMFCPNWRISLMINRVNHLKPLFNGIKWNWIPREVNLLRMHSGEAS, from the coding sequence ATGGAGAGATTCTTTAAACGAACATCAAATGAGTTATCATCACCCCTCATAGAGAGTGAAAGATCAAAACAGAGTCGGGTAGAAATTGATTTGGCTAATCTTCCTTCTGATCCTGGAGAAAGAACTAAAATTTCAGATTATCATCCCAATCTTAGGGATCAAATTAGAAGAGAGTATCCGCTAAGAGGTCCTTGTCAGCCTAGAAATCATCAGTTTGTCCAAACACAGGGCGGAGAAGGGAAACGAAGGTTTGTCTCTGATTGGTTTAATGACTTCCCTAATTGGTTAGAATATAGAGTAGCCAAAGATGCTGCATTTTGTTTGTGCTGCTATCTGTTCAAATCAAATGTTGGTGAGCAAGGAGGAGGTGATTGTTTTACTGGTATTGGTTTTcaaaattggaagaaaaaagaaagattgcATGATCAAAACCTGCCCCCAGTGATATATATTCCTGCGTCCGCCACTGGGAACAATCATAAAAGTGGGGTGGGGGTAATCATCAAGAATCACAGAGGATTCTCGGTGGCTGTGGCTAGTCTACATGGCAACCACAACTCTGCCATTGAAGCTGAAGCTCAAGCAGTTGTCAAAGGATTCCAACTAGCTGCCCATTTGAAGATCCAGAATATCATCCTTGAAAGTGATTGCCAAGATGTTATCCGTGCTTTGGACAATCTGATGTTCTGCCCAAACTGGAGAATTTCTCTAATGATCAACAGAGTGAATCATCTAAAGCCTTTGTTCAACGGGATTAAGTGGAATTGGATCCCTCGTGAAGTAAACCTGTTGCGGATGCACAGTGGCGAAGCTAGCTAA